The nucleotide sequence GCAACACAACTTTCAGGACTCACcttcgcggctgcagagaacagtatctatcccccttatTATACTGTCCCCTAttactacaacgtttctttttacttcccccacttgaatggccccctgtaccacggtgctgtggtcagtttgctctcgtccacacagggagcaagaatctcatacCTGTTAGCCAAtttcaagggccgaggctcctccaccacgacatcctgagtccccataccttcctcattcgtagtcacaccctcctgtccctgaccacggatcgaattcaaactaattaatctaaggggtgtgactgcctcctggaacacagtgtccaggtaactctccccgccTCTGATGTATCACAGTgtttgcagctcggactccagctcatcaacaggaAGCCAAcggtcctcgagctgcagacacttgctgcagatgtggtcgacgTGGAActcaatggggtccaccagctcccaGATGCAACAACAGAAACACATCGCCTGCTCTGCCACCTCTAATGTATTTAGTAAATTAaattttcaagttttgtttttaatcccagctctaatTCAAAtcaatgccccagaaaagagagaaagagaaaaactcaccaaccaataaaaacatagaaacatagaaatttacagtgcagaaggaggccatttcagcccatcgtgtttgcgccggccgacaaagagctgcacggcccttggtcagcagccctaaaggttacatacaaacctatgaacaatggcgaaaaggcaaagagcacccagcccaaccaatccgcctcacacaactgcggcaccccttatactgaaacattctacattccaccccaaccggagccatgtgatctcctgggagaggcaaaagccagataaaaacccaggcaaatttagggagaaaaaatctgggaaaattcctctctgacccatccagctgATCGAAACTAGTACAGGAGATCACTCTGGATGTATTctattcctgcagtacttaccattatatctgtgccgtccaacaaaacgtCATCCAGTCTCATCCCAATTACCTGCAtgctactgcactttaagtgcccatccaaccatctcttaaaagtggtgagggtgtctgtatccaccactcttccaggcagcgagttccagatccccaaaaccctctgcataaataagcccccctcaaatcccctctaaaccttccaccttaaaactatggcccctcataatagacccctccaccaatggaaatagacccttactatccaagatgtccagacccctcaatattttatacaactcaatgaggtctcttttcaatattctctgttccaatgagaacaaacccagcctattcaatctgtcctcataactaagattctccattccaggcagcatcctagtaaatctcctctgcaccctctctagtgcaatcacatccttcctttaaTACTGCGAtccgaactgcatgcagtactctagctgtggcctaaccaaagtattatacaatttaagcataacctccctgctcttatattctatgcctcagccaataaaggcaagcattccgcatgccttcttaaccaccttatccatttggcctgctactttcagggatctatggactccaaggtccctttgttcatctacattattaagtgacctaccgcttaatgtgtataccttttcctttttCGCCCTCCCAAAGCgcagcacctcacacttctctgaattaaattccatttgccactgctctgcccacctgaccagtagattgatatcctccggcaacccatgactttcctcttcattaccaaccgcacagccaattttagtgttgtctgcaaacttgttaatcatactccagatattcaaatctaaatcgatgatttataccataaaaagcaagggtcccagcactgagccctgcggaacctcacttcccttctttcctgtgacatcacccttTGATTTTGATTCTTTCTACTTCCTGTCTTCAGATCATTTGGTGTTTGGGCTGCAACATCCTACAACATGCCAACACGTCAGTGCTCTTTGCTCCTATGTGACAGTGCTCATAATAATCACCTGATTAACTGAGTCAGCACTATATATCTGCACTGTCCTGTTTGACTCTAATCTTCCTGAATAACAAATGTTAAATCCACATTCTATTTTAATACAACAAACTGCAAAGTCAACACAAGGTATTCAATGCCAGGAGTGCCTGTATAGCACATGCCCCACGAGCACGGAGAGTAGGAATGAATGATTGGGATAGAGGGATCAGTGATGTTACAGGGTGACAAGATCCTTTGTTTTACAGCTCAGTGCATCTTTCAGTAGCTCTGAGTGAATTGTCCCCACTGATTTCTGCCTTTAATCACGAGTTCTAATTGTAGTTTTCCTGCAACCTTTCACAATTTGGAGAAATTCTACATAGTgtacaatcattttttttttacagagatCAGATGGCTCAGTCTTCGAAATCTACATTCTTCAGTCAGAAAGATTGCAAGCGATTCACGTCCGCTTATGAAACAGGTGGGCTGGAGGGGGCTGTGTCTCTGATACAGAAGAAGGTAAAAGACCTCAACAATGTAAAGCTTGACATTGCCGTGACGGGAGAATCAGGCGTAGGGAAATCCAGCTTCATCAATGCTATGAGGGGGCTTCGGAGAAATGATAAGGGAGCAGCTGAAGTTGGTAACACAGAAACCACAATGGAGCCAGCTCCATACCCACATCCCAGCCTGCCTAATGTTTGCTTCTGGGACCTGCCAGGAATTGGAACTTTTAATTTCAAAGCAGATACATATCTGAGAAAAATGCACTTTGAAAGATACGATTTCTTCATCATTATCTTAGACTGCCGAGTCAAAGAACATGATGCAAAACTCGGCAAAAAGATTAAGCGACTGGGGAAGAATATTTACTTTGCTCGATCGAAGATTGACAATGATCTCACTGATATTGAAACGGATGGTGGAAAATCTAGAGAAATGAAAAAGATCAGGACTTACTGTGTTGCTGAGTTGAAAAAGTTCAGGATTCCATCACCCACTGTTTTCCTGATATCAAGCCATTGCGTGAAAGAATTTGATTTTCCAACATTAAAGGAAACCCTTGCAAATAACCTTGATGATATAAAGAAGCATGTTTTCTTGCTGTCACTTCCAAACATTACATTGGAGATGGTAGAGAATAAAAGAAAAGAGCTAAATAAACAAGTCTGGATGTTGGCCACACTTTCAGGAACAGTGGGAGCAGTGCCCATTCCTGGCCTGTCCTTGGTTTGTGACATTGGGATACTGGTTACAGCAATAATACAGTTCCGTCTATATCTGGGTCTGGATGATGACTCTCTTCAAAGACTGGCCAATGTGGCAGGGAAATCTGTGAGAGATCTGAAAGCAGTGGTGAAAACCCCTCTGATGGGTGAAATTACTGAAGAATTTGTGAAAAGAATATTGCTGGGTTCCACCTTTGCTGCCATTTCAGCAGCTGAGGCTATCCTTGACTTCATACCAATCATTGGTTCCATCTTTGGAGCAGGAACATCATTTACAATGACCTACAAGCTGCTGAATGATGCACTGGATGAGCTTGTGGAGAATGCGCAGAGAGTGGTGAAGGCTGCATTTGAGACTGATTAAATGGACTGCACTAAAACAtcagcacatcgtgctcctgtataTCATTAAAAGTTCAAGAATAAAACAGAAAGTAGTGTGGATGtggcatctttcacatcctcaggacatcccgaagacCAGTGGAAACTCCAGAAAACCCACATCGACATGGTTGATATTTTCCAGAGTTTTCACAGAACCTCCACTGAAGTTATGGTGAACTAGGGAGAGAAAGCCTTGGAAATTCATTTGCTGTACATCACATTATAATAGTATAGAAACAATTGCAGTGTAATCTAatagtatagagacaattgcagCATAATCAAatagtatagagacaattgcagtataatctaaCAGTATAGAGACAATTGCAGCATAATCTAATAGTACATAGACAATTGCAGCATAATCTAATAGTATCGCGACAATTGCAGCATAATCTAatagtatagagacaattgcagtataatctCATAACACAGTGACAATTGCAGTATTATCTAatagtatagagacaattgcagtatTATCTAATAGTATAGGAacaattgcagtataatctaaTAGGATAGAGACAATTGCAGCATAATCAAatagtatagagacaattgcagtatTATCTAATAGTATAGAGCCAATTGCAGTATTATCTAatagtatagagacaattgcagtataatctaattgtagagagacaattgcagtataatctaatagtatagagacaattgcagtattatctaatagtatagagacaattgcagCATAATCCAAAAGTATACAAACAATTGCAGTATAATGTAATATGTGTGACTGTAATTCTGAATGTTCATTTCTTGCTATGTTTTCAGTGATTGTTTTGAACATTGAGTTTCTTTAAATGGGAGAACCAATGAAATAAAGTTGCCATTAGCATCACACTGAATTGTGTCCTGTCCAGTTCATGATGTCTGTCCGGTAGCTCTGTGTTGGTGGTAATCCTACCCGTGCTGGACTGACTCCTGCTGCTCAGGCTGTGGCTGTGCAGATTAAATTAAATTAATTGGTATAATTACCTTGAGAaccaaattaagcttcatgatacgCCCCGGATACAAACCCAGATCCTATTCAATTTCTCCCACACTCTGTAATATCCTATATGTTTTCACATTGGAAAAGCAGCGTCTCACTGTCAGTGTCCATTTCAGAGCCAGCCTGAGGATTTGAATGGGTCCCAGTGTACTCAGTAATTTCCTGTTACTCATTGCCTGCTGAACCATGTGAAGTCTGCACACAATACAGCTCATTCATTGCTGACCCTGTTCACCCATTGGACACACATCACAGTTGGATCTTACAATGGAAAGTCTTTGGCTCACTCACATCTTCACTGGCTTCACGGATAAAAGCACCAGAGTGCGACCAAGCTGCAAGCCTGGAGCGTGAGACCCTCGCACATTCACCGAAACAGACCCAGCAGCACATGTGTTCAATACTCCAGGATCATTGATCCCTTAGGCACTGGGACCCTGCAATCAGGCTCCTCAGCCTAAGGCAGTCATTTCTCCCCATGCTGAGGCAGTGCTGtctgcccctcctcccctcccagccCCTCCTGCTCACTGGTGCTCGGTGCCTCATCAGCTCTTACACCCTGTGACCTGAGTGATGTATTGGGGCTGCTGCTTCAATGAGGAAGGTGCCAGGACAGAGTTGGTGAGTCAGGTGAGTGGCTCTTCACTCTGGAGCTGCCAGCCTGCTCTTCAGACCAGGCATCAGGCTGTGCATCACCTGCGAGGGTTACAAAGGGAAGGGTTTAGGAGGGTGGCCACTCTTATGTGATTTTGAGGAAGTCAGTGAGCAACAACAGAAGAGCTTACAATTGAGGTGAATGTCAGGAGACTGTACCAGCTCACTGGACTGAGACCGATCCCTTCTATTACCATGTGTTCTCAGCAGCTCACCTCCAACGTCCCCATCTCCCACCGCCTCCCCGGTGTGTTCCCGAGGAACTGAGGAGCTTCCTCCTCGTGCGTGTGGGGGGATGGGTGCACTTCCTCTCTGACAAATGTGTTTGACCCACTGATTGCGGGAACTTTCCTTTTGCAAAGTGAGGAAGGCCCCTGATTAACACAAGATTGAATTACAGCCAGGagtgtgcagacattgcacagggAGGATGCTTTCAGGTACAGGCCATGCAGCAATCTGTTCTCTAATGAATCAAATCCCAGCAGCCGTGTATCATGCTCTGGGATAACACAGGTGGGATAAGGTGAGAAAGGAGTGATTGTGTGTTTGGCATCATCCATCTCTCGACAGTGAGGGCGTGGATGGTATGGAGGTGAGTCAGGCTTGCAGCATTCTCTCAGGGTGTGCATGGGTACATGTGACTTCACGTATTGCGACAAATCCCGTGCACTGTGTTACCATTTGTTGGGTGGGCAAGATGCTCCTGAGCCTCAACAACAACCACTTTATACAGAGCATTTAACATAGTGAGACATCCCAAGGCACTCTCCATCCCTCCATTGTCtccaaattgtcacactgcttgtccgacatccagtactggatgagcagaaatttcatccAACTAATATTGGGAACACCTGTAGTATAGACAAGTACTCTAGtaacgactccatgaggtaaggtctagtacttgaactgcagtgaccttcgtccttttatTACAGcttcttgagtgaggacacaatgaggtgagctcccctttctacttggttacctgcagtgtgcaggtgatccttaggtctccaccagtagcaccctctggtggtacaggtatggtgtatacagtgtgatggtacattcagtggtctggtGTTACAGTATATACATTTATTCTTGTGCCACAGGCATTGtgttctctggccctcgacttgagtgcccaaagccctggcACCTTGTCTTTGccagggaatggctctctccctgtggaccccaagtccttattgccatgatattgggaagtggtcggcagtggacggtttgaggttgtcgagagggttgtgtgggttctgggtatccatgtgttcatggctacatacatccatttccccctccatacatagaccatgtgtgtggctcaacgcctgcattggcatacatgtagagtgagtaaggaatcaggttggttatgtcactgtttttgaattcagcagtggtggagcaagtacacgtTATAGGAAAGGACATACATTACTTTGTCTGGTGGGTAAGGacatttagtggtgggcagagccacagggtggcATGGCCTCCCTGTCCTTCATTGACGGCTGCAAGGtcaccctgctgcccttcattggtggtggaagtctggtcatcccaggtcctgccAGGAAGGCTGGAGGATaatggcctcttgctcccagtgctggtcctggtggccagcggggtagggccgatctgcggcaggttgccagtggtggtggctgtgccgtccattagccttcatgatacattggctccgactttCATATTTGTCCATTGcagcactttcctgtgtactatcagttacactttcacatttgtccattacaacactttcctgtgtactatcagtatctgTGTACAGGGGTACAATTGGATGCCTGCCTTTGTTAATTACATTTGTCTCATTAgcattaccagcatcactgttcagctGTATGaatttgtcacttacatcacttttttgaGTATTATCAGCATTTCTGTTAGCTACATTTTTCTCGTTAGTATtaccggcatcactgttcaacggtacatttatatacttgcattcattAATTATACCTTTattaatatcaccggcatcgctgtacgaagagtggaactgtccctttaattgttctgggttgccggtctcctttaacaaggccgtgcaatctttaccccaatccggttcgctgctcagcttcacgtgttgctccctcaacgctgcccctcgtggtctggtcacggccatcttgatttcaggtgcttcacctcgtggtgtgggcgccatcttctttctctccacgaggtaggctgcggtgatccttttctccccaggttctgccacggtggCCGGGAAACCACCTTCTGCACCGAttctcttccctcggagtcctgccactggagcccggaagatgagatctggtcgttcaggttggatcatctcgccgttgagttgtgcagtctgtgtcgtcgccacgcagtcgagctggatggtaggatttccaggtgctgcgatggatccaagtttggtgccgcgtaggacgtcgatcgctgggggctggaggctttcccagctccaacagatctgGATTCGCTTCATCCATctccccagcagcgttggaccatcaccggcaatgacccacaaaggaagcttgtgcatcgcgccgccatgggacacctggacatccacgctgccagcgactgggatggtgtcttttgtgtaagtgagcagcttcacctggatgagGATCATTTTTGGTCGTTtggcaggattgtcccagagtttctcgaaggccgtctggttcatcagcgattggcttgcccctgtgtcgatctccattgagactggaacaccattgatttctacttccattttccacagggaactctcagtggagcaggtatacactccgtacgcctcttccaggggctgagtggcttcatcttcatcagcgctggagcccgggtgatcagctaaCTCATCAACGagacggtgagtaaaatttcttctacacattcgctggagatggcctttagtgctgcagcctttgcatgtatagtctttgtatcggcactggtgggccctgtggtttcctccacagcgccagcacggggctagccggttggccctgatacgtccttactatacagtataaatgcacacgaggcccatgcttgagagaaggtcagtctgtgacctgtcctttattccttagcactcaagtgatgaaggtgggtagagcttccccttttatacctgtaggtctaggttaggattgtctcccacctagtggtcattgttctcacagtgtacaacttaggtcagattatacatgggttacaatgctggttgaatacatgacatcacctcccccccaaagtcttattgggatcacaggttgagtccctctggtggtttacgctctcttggagagcgcctgagttggggctctggttgttgggcgcaggcctgagtgtctgctgcttgcggtgcctcaggcctatccagactgcccacagtgattgggctctcctccctttggtttcggtgttcggtcacttgtggtggagtgaactctacatcgtgttcttcctccgcttcttctatggggttgctgagcctcctttttgtttgatccacgtgtttgtggcagatttgtccattggtaagtttaactaccagaatcctatttccctctttggcaatcacaggacctgcgagccatttgggccctgcagcgtagttgaggacaaaaacaggatcatttacatcaatacatcgcaccctcgcattcctgtcatggtcgtcatattgtgactggcgcatgctctcgacaatttctttcatggtggggtgtataagggatagccgggttttgagcgtccttttcattagcagctctgccggtggaacccctgtgagcgagtgtggtcgggatcaataggccaacaggaggcgtgataagcgggtttgtagggaacacccttggattctgagcatcccctgtttgattgtctgcactgctcgttccaccaggtcatttgaggccggcttgaacggtgccattctgacatggttaattccattgcctgccatgaagtcctggaattcagtgcttgtgaagcatgggccattgtcgctgaccaagacttccagtaaaccatgggcggcgaacattgcccgtagactttctacggtggcagaggctgtgcttgaatttaaaatgtcacactcgatccatttggagtaggcacctactacaaccaaaaacattttcccatgaaaggacctgcgtagtccacatgaatgcgtgaccaaggcttggtgggccatggccaggggctaaggggggcttccctgggcgcattgcccagctgggctcacgtgttgcacctgcgaacacaaagttccagatctgcgtctatccctggccaccaaacgtgtgacctggcaattgcctttatcatgacaatgcccgggtgctcattgtagagttctctgatgaacatctctctgcccatctggggcatgactacgcggtttccccacagtaggcaatctgcctgaatcgagagttcatccctgcgcctgtgaaatggtttaaattcctcagggcatgccctgtacgtggctggccagtccccattcaggacacatttcttgactagagacaatagcgggtctctattcgtCCAGACTTTAAtccgacgggctgtcacaggtgagccttcacttctgaaagcttcaacagccatgaccgtctcagcagcatgctcggtagccccctcagtggtggctagtgggagcctgctgagtgcatcggcgcagttttcggtgcccggtctgtgccgaattgtatagtcataggcggctaacctgagtgcccacctctgtatgcgggccgatgcgtttgcatttatggccttgttgtcggccaaaagggacgttcggggtttgtgatctgtctccagttcaaatttcctgccaaacaggtactggtgcattttctttacagcatatacacatgcgagcgcctccttttctaccatcccgtaacccctttctgcctgggacatactcctggaggcataagctaccggctgtaactgacccttgacactgacatgctgcaacacacacccgacaccataggacgacgcatcgcacgttaacacaagtttcttacatgggtcgtatagtgttaacagagtgttggaacataacaaattgcgtgctctattaaaatccctttcctggctatccccccagacccattcacgacctttgcgtaggagcacatgtagcggctctatcagcgtgctcaatttgggaagaaagttaccaaaatagttcaggagcaccaGCAACGAACGCTGCTCCGTCGTGTTACgcggtctgggtgctttctggatcgcttccatcttggatgcagttggactgatcccgtctgttgctaccctcagccccaggaattctacctctggagctaggaagacgcacttcgcctttttcagttgcagccctacccggtccagtctcctccaggttgcggaggtgttcttcagtatcataactcgtgatgaggatgtcgtcctgaaaaaccaccgtccctggaatcaacttgaggaggctttccatatttcgttggaagatcgcggcgaccgagcgaatcccgaacggacatctgttgtactcaaacaaccgcttgtgtgtcgtgatggtggtcagcttcttcgactcactcgccagctcccggatcatgtaagctgaggtcaggtccaattttgaaaaaagtttgccaccggatagcgttgcaaagaggtcctccgctctcggtaacgggtactggtcttggagtgacacccgattgatggccttgtaatcaccacatattctgaccgacccatccgccttgagcaccggcacaatcgggctcgcccagtcactgaattcaactgccgagatgatgccttccctcagcaggcgatccaattcgccttctatcttttcccgcatcacgtatggcactgctctggccttgtggtatactggcttggcgtccgggtttatgtgaatcactaccttggcccccatgaaagtgccgatgccgggttgaaataattagtcaaatttgtccaagcTGAGGctcaaccacactgttcacaacctttgtgttgtatttgaccccgaggAGCTTCTAACCACAGAGCTACACCATCACTCAGACCAACTACTTCCATCTCGGGAATATCGCCCAACTCCATCCCTGCCTctactcatctgctgaaaccctcacccatgcttttgttacctctagatctgactattccaacgcactcttggctggcctccaatcctccaccctccattaatttgaggtcatccaaaagtctgctgcccgtatactaactcgcaccaaaccctgttcacccatcacagctgtgctcactgacctacattggctcccggttgatcaATGCCTCTAtgttaaaattgtcatccttgttttcaaatccctccatggcctcgcccctctctagatGATGTCCTGTCCTTGAAGTTTACCAAGTGCAGCTGCACCAACACTCAaacagctcaacaccatccaggccatGCTGCTTGAATGGCCCGGCATCCACCGCATTAAACACCttgtccctccaccaccggcgctacGTGTACCAtcgacacgatgcactgcagcaactcaccaaggcttcttcaataggACTTCCTAAACCCACAATCTCCCCCACCTaataggataagggcagcaggcacatgggaacaccaccacctccaaattcctctccaagtcacacagcatcctgacttggaaatatatcgccgttccttcattgtcgctgggtcaaaaatcatgcactccctccctaacagcacagtgtgagtaacatcacctcacggactgcaacggttcaacaaggcatcaccaccttttcaagggaaactagggatgggcaataaatgccggccttgccagtgatgcccacatcccatcaacGAATGTTAAAGAAACCACGGTGGAGTAATCTTGGCCATTGAACGTAATTGTGTTTTACTGTTACTGAGTTAAAGCCAGTGACACCCCGGGTCATGTGATGCATTTGATTACTGTTCCATCTGTGATGGTTTAGATTGTTGGATTGATATTAAATAATGAACTACTTTATTGCAATCGTCAGTACTTAACCCGATGATGGCAGTAACTGTATTAGTATAGATTTGTTAAATAAAGCAGTGTTAGTTGATACACCTCTGTGTCCGACTCAGTCTTTTGAAGCCGGTTAATTGGTTAATATCTTTTGGACTGGGTTTGTGGGACAGTCCACAGTCCAGATAATTTAGGATTCTTCTAAACCCCCAATATCACAGATAGACCCCAATCTGGTGGTCAGATGGTTCCCTATTTGTTCTCAGTGGATCACAGCCCCAGTGATGGTTTGCTCAGCTGGGTTTCTAAGTGCGTTGCATTTGGATCCGACGTTAAATCTCCTGTGAGGTGCATCctaaaatacaatacagaaaatgctggaacagtGAGCAGGTCcggcaggatctgtggagagagaaactaagtcaacctttcatcagaaccggaAGAAGTCAgtgatttaacagtttataagcaagtgcA is from Pristiophorus japonicus isolate sPriJap1 chromosome 6, sPriJap1.hap1, whole genome shotgun sequence and encodes:
- the LOC139265777 gene encoding interferon-inducible GTPase 5-like isoform X1 is translated as MSITQQEVKQNISQKAINLFCCRRKTGQSGQINPEEQQSTRLPARGPLWKTGQSGQIKPRGTTITRLPARGPLDQMAQSSKSTFFSQKDCKRFTSAYETGGLEGAVSLIQKKVKDLNNVKLDIAVTGESGVGKSSFINAMRGLRRNDKGAAEVGNTETTMEPAPYPHPSLPNVCFWDLPGIGTFNFKADTYLRKMHFERYDFFIIILDCRVKEHDAKLGKKIKRLGKNIYFARSKIDNDLTDIETDGGKSREMKKIRTYCVAELKKFRIPSPTVFLISSHCVKEFDFPTLKETLANNLDDIKKHVFLLSLPNITLEMVENKRKELNKQVWMLATLSGTVGAVPIPGLSLVCDIGILVTAIIQFRLYLGLDDDSLQRLANVAGKSVRDLKAVVKTPLMGEITEEFVKRILLGSTFAAISAAEAILDFIPIIGSIFGAGTSFTMTYKLLNDALDELVENAQRVVKAAFETD
- the LOC139265777 gene encoding interferon-inducible GTPase 5-like isoform X4 — its product is MAQSSKSTFFSQKDCKRFTSAYETGGLEGAVSLIQKKVKDLNNVKLDIAVTGESGVGKSSFINAMRGLRRNDKGAAEVGNTETTMEPAPYPHPSLPNVCFWDLPGIGTFNFKADTYLRKMHFERYDFFIIILDCRVKEHDAKLGKKIKRLGKNIYFARSKIDNDLTDIETDGGKSREMKKIRTYCVAELKKFRIPSPTVFLISSHCVKEFDFPTLKETLANNLDDIKKHVFLLSLPNITLEMVENKRKELNKQVWMLATLSGTVGAVPIPGLSLVCDIGILVTAIIQFRLYLGLDDDSLQRLANVAGKSVRDLKAVVKTPLMGEITEEFVKRILLGSTFAAISAAEAILDFIPIIGSIFGAGTSFTMTYKLLNDALDELVENAQRVVKAAFETD
- the LOC139265777 gene encoding interferon-inducible GTPase 5-like isoform X2; this encodes MSITQQEVKQNISQKAINLFCCRRKTGQSGQINPEEQQSTRLPARGPLDQMAQSSKSTFFSQKDCKRFTSAYETGGLEGAVSLIQKKVKDLNNVKLDIAVTGESGVGKSSFINAMRGLRRNDKGAAEVGNTETTMEPAPYPHPSLPNVCFWDLPGIGTFNFKADTYLRKMHFERYDFFIIILDCRVKEHDAKLGKKIKRLGKNIYFARSKIDNDLTDIETDGGKSREMKKIRTYCVAELKKFRIPSPTVFLISSHCVKEFDFPTLKETLANNLDDIKKHVFLLSLPNITLEMVENKRKELNKQVWMLATLSGTVGAVPIPGLSLVCDIGILVTAIIQFRLYLGLDDDSLQRLANVAGKSVRDLKAVVKTPLMGEITEEFVKRILLGSTFAAISAAEAILDFIPIIGSIFGAGTSFTMTYKLLNDALDELVENAQRVVKAAFETD
- the LOC139265777 gene encoding interferon-inducible GTPase 5-like isoform X3; amino-acid sequence: MSKRWKTGQSGQIKPRGTTITRLPARGPLDQMAQSSKSTFFSQKDCKRFTSAYETGGLEGAVSLIQKKVKDLNNVKLDIAVTGESGVGKSSFINAMRGLRRNDKGAAEVGNTETTMEPAPYPHPSLPNVCFWDLPGIGTFNFKADTYLRKMHFERYDFFIIILDCRVKEHDAKLGKKIKRLGKNIYFARSKIDNDLTDIETDGGKSREMKKIRTYCVAELKKFRIPSPTVFLISSHCVKEFDFPTLKETLANNLDDIKKHVFLLSLPNITLEMVENKRKELNKQVWMLATLSGTVGAVPIPGLSLVCDIGILVTAIIQFRLYLGLDDDSLQRLANVAGKSVRDLKAVVKTPLMGEITEEFVKRILLGSTFAAISAAEAILDFIPIIGSIFGAGTSFTMTYKLLNDALDELVENAQRVVKAAFETD